In the genome of Sporocytophaga myxococcoides, the window AAATTCCGGCATCAGTGTCTCTCCTCTGCCATTTGACAACTTCACCTCGATAAGTCTTAAAAATAAAGGAAATATAGAATCTGTGACCATCATATCCGCTTCAGGAGCCATAGCAGAAAAAATTAGCGGGATTCATTTAAATGAAATTCATATAGGTGAAACTCTTGCTCCTGGTTTCTATTCTGTCATTGTTCAGACTGAAACGGAAGTTATTTCGACGAAGATTATTAAAAAATAAACTATAAGAATGTACGTAAAGAAAAAGGCTGCCCTACAAAGCAGCCTTTTTATATATTTATGAGTTTAAGAATATGAGAATTATTTTTAAGTAAATTTATTCCAGGATTATTTAAATTTGCAGATACTATTCTGACTTAATCTACAGATTGTAAACCTATTTAAGGGCTACACTCTCATACACTTCAAATCAGACAACAATATTTGCAGTAACTATATGAAAAACGAATACCGTAAGAATATCAAACCCGGAATGGAAGTAGAGATCGTTCTAAAAAAAGATCAGGCTACCGGAAAACTTACCAACGGAATCGTAAAAGCCATCCTTACCAGCTCCCTGCACCATTCAAGAGGAATAAAGGTTAAACTGGATGATGGACAGGTAGGCAGAGTACAGAAAATTCTTACAGATGAGATAGGAAATCCTTTGGAAGACTAATAATCACAATTGGAATCTTGTAGTAAAAACTACGACCAACAATCTCAGAGGATGATCTATCGTTAAAACTAACAATTAAATCAATCTTAGTTGAGATCCTGAACTATTTGTATCAGCTTATACTCTATAATAAAAGTATAAGCATTACTTTAAACTGTACATTTGAAAATGAGAGCCTTACTTCACATAATATTTATTACCATTCTAATATCCGGATGCAATTCTCAAAATATAACAACAGACGTTCTGGAGCTTTCAGGTAAAACAGGTAGTAGAAGTGATAATACTTCCGGTAATCTGCCTTATGACTTAAATAAGCCATCAATGACTTATACCCTGCCAGAAATTTTAAATGAGGTATCAGGGGTTACGTTCATTGACTCGGCGCGTTTGGCCTGTATTCAGGATGAATTAGGCACTGCATACATCTATAATATCAATAACAAAGCAATCGAATACGAACATAAGTTTGACCAGGATGGCGATTTTGAAGGGGTTACCTATATCAATAAATCCCTTTACGTATTGCGCAGCGATGGCAGACTAACCGAGTTGGATAACTTCAACGTACATACAGGAGGTAAAAATATTCAACATATCAGCCCTTTACTACAAACAGCCAATAACGAAGGACTATGTTATGACAGCTTGCACAACCGGCTTCTGATAGCTGGGAAAAGCAAACCAGCCGATAACAAATCTGAGCGATATATTTATGAATATGATCTGATAAAAAAAGAATTTGTAGCAGAGCCTGCATACCGGATCAATGTGAATGAAATAGAAAAAGTTGCCCAAAGATTCAATATTGAACAACAAAAAGAATATACAGCAAAAGGTAAGTTAAAACCGTTTAACTTCCGTCCTTCAGATCTTGCAGTCCACCCACTGACCAATGAAATCTATGTACTATCTGCTGCTGACAAATTACTGATAGTAATCGACAGGGCGGGCAACATCAAATACATTTCAAAACTTAACCCTGAATTGTTTCCCAAAGCAGAAGGAATTGCATTTTCACCTAATGGAACAATGCTAATTTCTAATGAAGGGAAGGAAAAAGTCCCTACAATTCTTATTTTCCAACCGACGCCGGATAAAAATTAATCTCAAAGCCCATGAAAATACTTCTTATGTAACAAATTGTTAAGCAATTTTAAAAAGGTAGGCAACGTGAAAGGACATTTATAAAGTCTTTAGTCACATGCATAACTATACCTTAATCTTAACAAAAAAAAACATATGAAGTATTTTTTCCTTCATTTTCTATTACTCTCCAGTGCTTTCTGTTTTGCACAGGTAAATTTCACCTCTTCCAACCTTCCGATTGTTTTATTGGAGACAAACGGACAGACCATTCCAGATGAGCCGAAAATAAGTGCGACCATGAAAATCATTTACAATGGTCAGGGAGTACGCAATCAGGTTAACAATACCCAGTTTAACTTTGTAGGCAATATTGGAATAGAACTTCGTGGAAACAGTTCACAATATTTTGATCAGAAACAATATGGGGTTGAAACCCGTGATGCTGCCGGAGAGAACCTGGACACAGCATTGTTGGGGATGCCTTCAGATAAAGACTGGGTTTTATATGCTCCCTGGAACGACATATCAATGATTCGTAACGTCCTGGGGTATCACTTGTGGAACAAAATGGATCACTGGGGCCCCAGAACGCGCATGGTTGAGTTGGTTTTAAACGGAAATTATCAGGGAGTATATGTATTAACAGAAAGCATAAAACGTGGAGATCATAGAGTAAAAACTGCTTCTTTAAAAGCCAAAGACATATCAGGAATTGACCTTACTGGCGGGTACATTATGAAAATTGATGCTCAAAACAGTCCGGATGACAAAGCTTTTAATTCGACAGTACCCGGAGTAATTTCCGGCAGTGGAGGGTTCGGAGGAACACCTTCAACCACTGTTACATGGCTGTATCATTATCCAGAACCTAAAAACATTCAGCCCACTCAGGAAGAATACATTAGAAAATATATTGATACTGTCGAAACGCTTGTTCAATCTCCTAACTT includes:
- a CDS encoding YwbE family protein encodes the protein MKNEYRKNIKPGMEVEIVLKKDQATGKLTNGIVKAILTSSLHHSRGIKVKLDDGQVGRVQKILTDEIGNPLED
- a CDS encoding SdiA-regulated domain-containing protein, translated to MRALLHIIFITILISGCNSQNITTDVLELSGKTGSRSDNTSGNLPYDLNKPSMTYTLPEILNEVSGVTFIDSARLACIQDELGTAYIYNINNKAIEYEHKFDQDGDFEGVTYINKSLYVLRSDGRLTELDNFNVHTGGKNIQHISPLLQTANNEGLCYDSLHNRLLIAGKSKPADNKSERYIYEYDLIKKEFVAEPAYRINVNEIEKVAQRFNIEQQKEYTAKGKLKPFNFRPSDLAVHPLTNEIYVLSAADKLLIVIDRAGNIKYISKLNPELFPKAEGIAFSPNGTMLISNEGKEKVPTILIFQPTPDKN